The genomic segment TCAATTCGTTGTTCGTTAGTCGTATTATTTTTAACAAAATATTCAATATCGTTGTTTGCTCTTATCGTCATATCATCAAAAGGATAATTACAAGACGAAGTTGCAAAAAAGCAAGGATTACAAGAAGTTGTCATTACCATTATAAAAACAATAATGACAACTTTAAAACAACGCGTAATCATAAATCAATGCCCGCTTAATTTCATAATCACTTGGATAAAGTCGCTATCAACTATATCGGCAATAGCAAATTTAATGGTTTTCATTTAACAATTTCTCCATTTCTTTTTTATAATCTATTTTCTGAAATTCTGCGGTTTTTTGATAATAATCATAACCACCCAAAGAACTCAAACAAATAATGTGCATATTTCTAACTGCATTATAAGCCAATTCCTTATCATTTCTTGGAATACCTTTTTCTTTAAGCATGAAAATGTAATTATCAAAATCTTGCGGAATATTTAATTCCCGTATATTGGAAAAATACATATTAGCACAATATTTAATATCACTCCTAACTTGATTTATGCTTTTATTAGGATTTTTTCTAATAACATTTTCAATATCAGAACTTACAGGACAATGAACGCTTTGTGGGGCAACAAAGCATTTTTCATTATCAATAGTTGTGTAATAACAGCCCTGCATTATCAACAATACAAGGGCTGTTGATAATAAGCGGAACATTACCATTTTGTTGAATATCCTTTATTATTTTTCATGCATTCTCCAATCTTTCCGTAGCATGTCATGACATCATCTGCATTCTTATAGCCCTTTTTATAATCATCTTTATATTTTCTACGAATAATCTCCCTATAATCTCCATTTTCATCTGGTAGTTGATATTTTTGATAAACTTCTGGACATGCATAAGAAATACAATAGCGTAAATCCGCAATTCTTGTTTCTTTGCTCGTATTATTCTTAACATAATATTCATCGTCGCTATTTATAGGATAGTTTTTTCTAAAAGAATAATCACAAGAAGAAGTTGCAAAAAAGCAAGGATTACAAGAAGTTGTCATTACCATTATAAAAACAATAATGACAACTTTAATATAGCATTTCATAACAACCACCAATATATAGATAATCAATGACCAGTAATTTTCATAATCGCTTGGATAAAATCCTGATCGACTATATCAGCAATAGCAAATGGAGCGGCTACTGGTATCGCTGCAACAGTTACTTTACTTGAAATAGTTTCATCTTTTTTATTTGTTGTTCTTCTATTTGGCGTTGTATTTCCATATTCATCATATAGGTGTTCCATATTTTTCCCAATCTTTATACCGCGTCTGTTTTTGCCAACTCCATCCATTCCGCTTCGGAAAAATCGGCTTTCAGACGGCATTTCAAGTAGCTCAGGCTGTCTTGGGCGATGTGTGCGTCGCGGCTGTCGTGGATGTGGTTGAACACGAGGCTGTACAAGCGAATGCCGTATTGTTTGAGCGCTGCGAAACTGAGTAAAGTGTGGTTGATACTGCCAAGCCGTCCGCTGGTAACGAGGATGACGGGATAGCCTTGCTGACGGATATAATCAATGGTTAACAGGTTTTCCGTCAGCGGAACCATCAATCCGCCCGCGCCTTCGACCAAAACGACTTCGTACTGCGCCGCCAATTCTTGTGTGGCGGTGCGGATTTTGTCCAAGTCCAAAGCCCTGCCGTCAAGACGGGCAGCGAGATGAGGCGAAGCTGGATAACTGAAGATTTCAGGCATGGTCAGCCCTTGTTTGTCGGCTTCCTGCATGGGTTTACCCATGATTTTACGATGGACGGCGATGTCGTCGGCAATGTTTTGGCAACCGGTTTGCACGGGCTTTTGCGTAATCACGCTTTTGCCCTGCTGCAACAATTGTTTTGCCAACACGCCGGTGGCGACGGTTTTGCCGATGTCCGTGTCTATGCCGCTGACGAAGTAAACGCCTTTCATTTGCTGTGTTCCTTCAAGATTTGCACGGTTTTGTCGGCAAGTTTGGTCAAAACGCCGTCTGAAATGATGTAAGGCGGCATCAGATACACCAACCTGCCGAACGGGCGCACCCAAATGCCCTGCGCCACGCAATCCGCTTGAAAACGCGCCATATCCACGCCTTTTTCCAACTCGATCACGCCGATGGCGCCCAAAACGCGCA from the Dickeya chrysanthemi NCPPB 402 genome contains:
- the bioD gene encoding dethiobiotin synthase, producing the protein MKGVYFVSGIDTDIGKTVATGVLAKQLLQQGKSVITQKPVQTGCQNIADDIAVHRKIMGKPMQEADKQGLTMPEIFSYPASPHLAARLDGRALDLDKIRTATQELAAQYEVVLVEGAGGLMVPLTENLLTIDYIRQQGYPVILVTSGRLGSINHTLLSFAALKQYGIRLYSLVFNHIHDSRDAHIAQDSLSYLKCRLKADFSEAEWMELAKTDAV
- a CDS encoding aminotransferase class III-fold pyridoxal phosphate-dependent enzyme; this encodes RVLGAIGVIELEKGVDMARFQADCVAQGIWVRPFGRLVYLMPPYIISDGVLTKLADKTVQILKEHSK